The proteins below come from a single Natrinema sp. DC36 genomic window:
- a CDS encoding ParA family protein — MTDTNTARITVANQKGGAGKTTDVIHTGGALAARGHDVLLVDIDYHGGLTCSLGYNDLYYDTDRTTLFDVLDFDQMESVNDIIVEHEEFDILPASEKLANNKNIQTLLEAPKSRERLEMTLDELEKDYDYIIVDTPPSLNVLTDNALVATGNVVIPVIPEKLNANSLQIFAKQLSSLEQAYGDINRLVIVCNRVEQNAEHRDTIEEIKSAYSLPVFEIPKRTDLSQSIGEGVSVFGFGKENQRVEDARDLFNEIADLFDETFEKTAPEEVEA, encoded by the coding sequence ATGACCGACACCAACACCGCACGAATCACCGTGGCGAATCAGAAGGGAGGCGCGGGGAAGACAACCGACGTCATTCATACTGGCGGCGCACTCGCTGCCCGAGGCCACGACGTCCTCCTGGTCGATATCGACTACCACGGGGGGCTCACCTGCTCGCTTGGCTACAACGATCTGTACTACGATACCGACCGTACAACGCTGTTCGACGTCCTCGACTTCGATCAGATGGAGTCGGTGAACGACATTATCGTCGAGCACGAGGAATTTGACATCCTCCCCGCGAGCGAGAAGCTCGCGAACAACAAGAACATCCAGACGCTGCTTGAGGCACCGAAGAGTCGCGAGCGGTTGGAGATGACTCTCGACGAACTCGAGAAGGACTACGACTACATCATCGTCGACACGCCGCCATCCCTGAACGTCCTCACCGACAACGCCCTCGTCGCGACCGGTAACGTCGTCATCCCCGTCATTCCCGAGAAGCTCAACGCCAACAGCCTCCAGATTTTCGCAAAGCAGCTGAGCTCTCTCGAACAGGCGTACGGAGACATCAATCGGCTCGTCATCGTCTGTAACCGTGTCGAGCAGAACGCCGAACACCGCGACACCATCGAGGAGATCAAGTCGGCGTACTCCCTTCCAGTGTTCGAGATTCCGAAGCGGACCGACCTCTCCCAGTCGATTGGCGAGGGGGTATCCGTCTTCGGCTTCGGCAAGGAAAACCAGCGCGTTGAGGATGCACGCGACCTGTTCAACGAAATCGCCGATCTGTTCGACGAGACGTTCGAGAAGACCGCGCCTGAGGAGGTGGAAGCATGA
- a CDS encoding nucleotidyltransferase domain-containing protein — MNRETESTDSPGASISLSVPPSDPELFKHKATSDVLLFLTNHRFSDFSLRELATQIGHSHQSVRRAVNVLSSNDLVTESPKSNQRLIQINRQRLSISDDPILRIPQSEYHQPVKTAITKLRENISDVVGIILYGSVARGDADRRSDIDLWVLARSGRAESQREANAIARDLEEMKFDGDRYAYDIDVEAVQAIPAYTDDIREIIVSGIPVYKTSDFETVENLLLEEGAADE; from the coding sequence ATGAACCGCGAGACGGAAAGTACGGATTCGCCCGGAGCATCTATTTCGCTTTCGGTACCCCCTTCAGATCCGGAATTATTCAAACATAAGGCGACGAGTGATGTCCTTTTATTTTTAACAAACCATCGATTCAGTGACTTTTCGCTGCGAGAACTTGCGACGCAGATCGGCCATTCACACCAGTCCGTTCGACGAGCTGTGAATGTTCTCAGTTCGAATGATCTGGTCACAGAATCTCCCAAAAGCAACCAGCGACTTATTCAGATCAACAGACAGCGCCTTTCTATCTCAGACGATCCGATTCTTCGGATTCCCCAATCGGAGTATCACCAGCCAGTCAAAACTGCTATAACGAAGCTCCGTGAGAACATTAGTGATGTCGTCGGCATCATCCTGTATGGGAGTGTTGCCCGGGGAGATGCTGACCGACGAAGCGATATCGATCTCTGGGTGCTGGCTCGCTCTGGGAGGGCCGAAAGCCAACGAGAAGCGAACGCCATCGCACGTGACCTCGAAGAGATGAAATTCGATGGTGACCGGTACGCGTACGATATCGACGTCGAGGCCGTCCAAGCGATTCCGGCCTACACCGATGACATTCGGGAAATCATCGTCTCAGGAATTCCAGTCTACAAGACGAGTGACTTCGAAACTGTCGAAAACCTCCTTCTGGAGGAAGGAGCTGCCGATGAGTAG
- a CDS encoding DNA-binding protein produces MSSGSDPSSVLAALERAQDAFEMVGRGRTEFEDGISADADWKTQLTKACRLLEVVDTLQAQDGYYTAVIEVCFGAIERSIEAYALSMTTDTLQDFQDHQFSYERAHQIGLFERQTAEEMRNLYSENRTESYYGGGRPTEEQADAMTELAIAVHQFAVSQIRESGVCLCD; encoded by the coding sequence ATGAGTAGCGGCTCAGACCCGTCATCTGTGCTCGCAGCACTTGAGCGTGCGCAGGACGCCTTCGAGATGGTTGGACGAGGTCGGACAGAATTCGAGGACGGAATTAGCGCCGATGCAGACTGGAAGACACAACTGACGAAAGCATGTCGCCTTCTCGAAGTTGTTGACACACTCCAAGCACAAGACGGGTACTACACTGCCGTCATCGAGGTCTGTTTCGGGGCTATTGAACGGTCGATCGAGGCGTATGCCCTCTCGATGACGACCGATACACTCCAAGATTTCCAGGATCATCAGTTCAGCTACGAACGTGCCCATCAGATCGGGCTATTCGAGAGGCAGACTGCAGAGGAGATGAGGAACCTCTACAGCGAAAACCGGACTGAGAGTTATTACGGTGGCGGTCGTCCAACCGAAGAACAAGCGGACGCAATGACCGAACTCGCAATCGCTGTCCATCAGTTCGCGGTGAGTCAGATCCGGGAGAGCGGCGTCTGTCTGTGTGACTGA
- a CDS encoding phage integrase SAM-like domain-containing protein, with amino-acid sequence MDRNTSTGRTQLTPFIDSFERYLQDKGKGRGGDGGNYRRNAARELERFFEWAAGDRDDDWTGIIPDDVDREPTFEDLDERVFREYARHLAGDRGLKQNTVQTYYRYISAWCGWCVNEGYLEAHYAQRASAMAPLPNDDGRKPGDQQAWTSEQRHALTRHVDERARDAIEMYTTLPEDADPLDRQRARYTALKAARERALVFVLAYTAVRVGELLRDPNDPRRRGVRWEEISLEDGSMDVYRKKQQWDAASLPDPVISPLRSYRKLMEPPTERWPVFPTFDQRTLATLVQDELADRGERPDAIDGRRGEYARDLLLALDEDVRPPSITTDGARSILQQLSEDCDIDIDHPKHDYLAPHGGRRGMGEVLVRAFGYTVAARYLDNSEEMVRERYSHIEAGELGDVATEALNEIDR; translated from the coding sequence ATGGACCGGAATACATCTACAGGACGAACACAATTGACCCCCTTTATCGACTCGTTCGAGCGCTACCTCCAAGACAAGGGGAAAGGCCGCGGTGGGGACGGCGGGAACTACCGACGCAACGCAGCGCGCGAGCTCGAGCGGTTCTTCGAGTGGGCTGCCGGCGACCGCGACGACGACTGGACCGGGATCATCCCCGACGATGTTGACCGAGAGCCCACCTTCGAGGACCTCGACGAACGCGTCTTCCGCGAGTACGCCCGACACCTCGCCGGTGATCGAGGGCTCAAACAGAACACTGTACAAACCTATTACCGCTATATCTCTGCGTGGTGTGGCTGGTGCGTCAACGAGGGGTACCTCGAGGCGCACTACGCTCAGCGGGCGAGTGCGATGGCACCACTCCCCAACGACGACGGCCGCAAGCCCGGTGACCAGCAGGCCTGGACGTCCGAACAACGCCACGCCCTCACTCGACACGTCGACGAGCGAGCCCGCGATGCCATCGAGATGTACACGACACTCCCGGAGGATGCCGATCCCTTAGACAGACAGCGAGCGCGATACACGGCGCTGAAAGCTGCCCGTGAACGCGCCCTCGTGTTCGTCCTCGCCTACACAGCTGTCCGTGTCGGGGAACTGCTTCGGGACCCGAACGACCCGCGCCGGCGCGGGGTCCGGTGGGAGGAAATCTCGCTCGAGGACGGGAGCATGGACGTCTATCGGAAGAAACAGCAGTGGGACGCTGCGAGCCTCCCCGATCCGGTAATCTCGCCGCTTCGGAGCTATCGAAAGTTAATGGAGCCACCAACTGAGCGCTGGCCAGTGTTCCCGACGTTCGACCAGCGGACGCTCGCGACGCTTGTGCAGGACGAGTTGGCTGATCGAGGGGAACGCCCAGATGCAATTGACGGGCGACGTGGTGAGTATGCTCGTGACCTATTGCTGGCTCTCGACGAGGACGTTCGACCGCCATCGATCACGACGGATGGAGCACGGTCGATTCTTCAGCAACTCTCGGAAGACTGTGATATCGACATCGACCATCCGAAGCACGATTATCTCGCACCTCACGGTGGTCGACGCGGGATGGGCGAAGTTCTTGTCCGCGCGTTCGGATACACGGTTGCGGCACGGTATCTTGATAACTCCGAGGAGATGGTTCGTGAGCGATACTCTCATATTGAGGCCGGAGAACTGGGAGATGTGGCGACAGAGGCACTCAACGAGATCGATAGGTAG
- a CDS encoding glucose 1-dehydrogenase → MSLDGTACLVTGGSSGLGRATALQAAAAGASVINADIRRAPRDGTIPTDERVEADGGRAIYVETDVTDLESVRTAVDAAIEEFGSLDAVVNNAGRAESYPITDTSTHNWQATIELNLTGVYHGCLAAVERMLDDSGGAIVNIESVFGVVGAPNSASYSASKGAVLALTRQIARDYADSGIRVNAVSPGFVDTPMLRKDTHEGTIEFAERQTPMSRVGDPQEIADAVIYLIGDGASFVTGQNLIVDGGYSMS, encoded by the coding sequence ATGTCACTCGATGGAACGGCGTGTCTTGTCACTGGCGGAAGCTCCGGTCTTGGACGTGCTACTGCGCTTCAGGCGGCAGCAGCAGGTGCATCAGTAATCAATGCCGATATTCGCCGTGCGCCGCGTGACGGTACCATCCCAACTGATGAACGGGTTGAAGCCGACGGCGGCAGGGCTATCTACGTCGAAACGGATGTGACAGACCTTGAGTCTGTTCGGACAGCTGTCGACGCTGCTATCGAAGAGTTTGGAAGTCTCGATGCCGTTGTTAACAACGCTGGCCGTGCTGAATCTTACCCGATAACGGACACAAGCACACACAACTGGCAGGCGACAATTGAACTCAACCTCACAGGCGTCTATCACGGGTGTCTCGCCGCAGTCGAACGGATGCTCGACGATAGCGGCGGCGCGATTGTCAACATCGAGAGCGTCTTCGGTGTCGTCGGAGCACCGAACTCAGCATCCTACAGTGCGTCGAAGGGTGCCGTTCTCGCGCTGACGCGTCAGATAGCTCGCGATTACGCAGATTCGGGTATCCGCGTGAATGCCGTTTCGCCCGGATTCGTCGATACACCGATGTTGCGAAAGGATACTCACGAGGGGACTATCGAGTTCGCCGAGAGACAGACGCCGATGAGCCGTGTCGGTGATCCCCAAGAAATCGCCGATGCGGTGATCTACCTAATCGGAGATGGGGCCTCGTTTGTGACGGGCCAGAACCTTATCGTCGATGGCGGGTACTCTATGTCTTAA
- a CDS encoding alpha/beta hydrolase, whose amino-acid sequence MTELTGHYADVDGTRIYYEEVGDGPPFFCIHTAGACSIEYYEFLPLIAEQGYRAIAVDLPGHGKSYPVGWEPFREMRDYSAFTWEIIQEVCDEDPIVMGCSIGGDMVTDMACHYSDDMRAALALEGAAHTPTFPDVNAYEHPHACPSWRDIMERAAEQSMYRPVSEEKVRETRWMHRYAPQEIATGDLESWVNHDVRDKLEDISCPFLLFKGEADYYVPDEIMESTIAEVPDEYGEFVVGDEMGHYPMFEDPEGLANISLEFLGENGVA is encoded by the coding sequence ATGACAGAACTTACTGGTCACTACGCGGACGTCGACGGAACGCGGATCTACTATGAGGAAGTCGGTGACGGGCCGCCGTTCTTCTGCATCCATACCGCCGGTGCTTGCTCGATCGAGTACTACGAATTTCTTCCACTCATCGCTGAGCAGGGGTACCGGGCCATCGCCGTTGATCTCCCCGGACACGGGAAGTCTTACCCGGTCGGGTGGGAACCGTTCCGAGAAATGCGTGACTATTCGGCGTTCACGTGGGAGATCATTCAAGAGGTCTGTGATGAGGATCCGATTGTCATGGGCTGTTCGATTGGCGGAGACATGGTCACCGATATGGCCTGTCACTACTCAGACGATATGCGCGCCGCTCTCGCGCTCGAAGGGGCGGCCCATACGCCGACGTTCCCCGACGTCAACGCATACGAACATCCCCACGCCTGTCCGAGCTGGCGAGACATCATGGAGCGAGCTGCGGAGCAGTCGATGTACCGTCCCGTCTCCGAAGAGAAAGTGCGTGAGACAAGGTGGATGCACCGGTACGCTCCCCAGGAGATCGCGACCGGTGATCTCGAGTCCTGGGTGAATCACGATGTCAGGGACAAACTGGAGGACATCTCATGTCCTTTCCTGCTATTCAAGGGGGAGGCCGACTACTACGTTCCCGACGAGATCATGGAGAGCACGATTGCGGAGGTTCCTGACGAGTACGGAGAATTCGTCGTCGGCGATGAAATGGGCCACTACCCGATGTTCGAGGATCCGGAGGGACTTGCGAACATCAGTCTCGAGTTCCTCGGAGAGAACGGTGTTGCCTGA
- a CDS encoding IclR family transcriptional regulator has translation MARDIPVKSLQMSFEVIEEIVDRNGAGISELTASMDRPKSTVYDHIRSLHELGYLVERDGEYTISSDFLRMGDLTRQNKEIYQAANDELTRLADETGEHASLTIEEHGKAVIIATEEGKEAIPVNIYSGIMMGMHTAAPGKAILAFLDEKRVSDIIAQHGLIRRTENTIVNPSELSEELTQIRERQYALDDEERLAGMRSIAVPVIDRNDRIRGSLAIYGPTNRISDHLFTEEFPELLMRSGNIVEVLMNYD, from the coding sequence ATGGCACGTGATATTCCCGTCAAATCCTTACAGATGTCATTTGAAGTTATCGAAGAAATAGTTGACAGGAACGGTGCAGGTATCTCTGAACTGACTGCATCGATGGATCGTCCAAAAAGTACGGTTTATGATCACATCCGTTCTCTCCATGAACTAGGATATCTCGTCGAACGGGATGGGGAGTATACGATCAGTTCGGATTTCCTGCGTATGGGTGATCTCACTCGCCAAAACAAAGAAATTTATCAGGCAGCTAACGACGAACTCACTCGTTTGGCTGATGAGACAGGTGAGCATGCGAGTCTCACAATTGAGGAACATGGAAAAGCAGTCATCATCGCGACGGAAGAAGGAAAAGAAGCGATTCCCGTTAACATCTATAGTGGAATTATGATGGGAATGCACACCGCAGCTCCGGGCAAAGCGATCCTCGCATTTCTTGATGAAAAGAGAGTGTCCGATATTATCGCTCAGCATGGCTTGATCAGGCGAACAGAAAACACAATTGTCAATCCCAGCGAGCTGAGTGAAGAGCTTACACAAATCCGGGAACGACAATACGCACTTGATGACGAGGAGCGGTTGGCGGGTATGCGCTCAATTGCTGTTCCTGTCATCGACCGAAACGATCGGATCCGGGGGTCACTGGCGATATACGGCCCGACAAACCGAATTAGCGATCATCTCTTCACCGAAGAGTTTCCGGAACTCCTCATGCGTTCCGGGAACATCGTTGAGGTGTTGATGAACTATGACTAG
- a CDS encoding nuclear transport factor 2 family protein, whose product MSLEDRITRLEYREAITELRAEYCYRIDSRDWDGYASLFTEDAHLDFGSIGTFDGRDAVRDFAENIVGEEHPFLAHMVHNPIIDIDGTTATGNWYFEVPCTFTDGSAGWIQGVYDDEYERVDGEWLFAEVVADFNYFAEYDEGWAEIVGDEQS is encoded by the coding sequence ATGAGCTTGGAAGACCGAATCACTCGACTGGAGTACCGAGAGGCGATCACCGAGCTGCGCGCGGAGTACTGTTACCGGATCGACTCCCGGGACTGGGACGGATATGCGTCTCTGTTTACTGAGGACGCACACCTCGATTTCGGCTCCATCGGCACCTTTGATGGGCGGGACGCGGTTCGGGACTTTGCCGAGAACATCGTCGGGGAAGAGCACCCGTTCCTGGCGCACATGGTCCACAACCCGATCATCGATATCGACGGGACGACGGCGACCGGGAACTGGTACTTTGAGGTCCCCTGTACGTTCACAGACGGATCAGCTGGGTGGATTCAGGGGGTCTACGACGACGAGTACGAACGCGTCGACGGCGAGTGGCTGTTCGCTGAGGTCGTCGCCGACTTCAACTACTTCGCGGAGTACGACGAAGGCTGGGCCGAAATCGTCGGTGACGAGCAGTCGTAG
- a CDS encoding alpha-ketoacid dehydrogenase subunit beta, protein MPEKSMRHAINDALSEELARDDSAYLIGEDVGKPGGSFAVTRGLHDEFGGDRVIDTPISEAAIVGSSAGAGLTGSRPIAEIMYADFMGLAVDQVMNQAGLFKYMFGGDVSVPITIRTVNGGPGSNAAAQHSKSLHGLFMHMPGIRVVLANTPYDAKGLLKSAIRSDDPVLFFEHMELYNREGEVPEKSYTLPLGEAAVEREGADVTVVATQKMLHHALNVASSVAGNISVEVINPRTLKPLDIDTLIESARKTGRVIVADESVIQNGPASYIARRIEEEAFYHLEAPVEVIGVDDTPIPFSPPLTEAVVPDASDIETAIREMPRI, encoded by the coding sequence ATGCCAGAGAAATCGATGCGACACGCAATCAACGACGCACTATCTGAGGAACTCGCCCGCGACGACTCGGCGTACCTCATCGGCGAAGACGTCGGGAAGCCAGGCGGCAGTTTCGCCGTCACCAGAGGTCTTCACGACGAGTTCGGCGGCGACCGGGTCATCGACACCCCGATCAGTGAGGCGGCGATCGTCGGGAGCAGCGCCGGCGCCGGGCTGACCGGGTCCCGTCCCATTGCGGAGATCATGTACGCTGACTTCATGGGGCTGGCAGTCGACCAGGTGATGAACCAGGCCGGCCTGTTCAAGTACATGTTCGGCGGTGACGTATCCGTCCCAATAACGATCCGGACCGTCAACGGTGGCCCCGGTTCGAACGCCGCCGCGCAGCATTCGAAGAGCCTCCACGGGCTATTCATGCACATGCCCGGCATCAGGGTCGTGCTCGCGAACACGCCGTACGACGCCAAGGGCCTGCTCAAAAGCGCCATCCGGAGCGATGACCCCGTTCTCTTCTTCGAGCACATGGAGCTGTACAACCGGGAGGGCGAGGTCCCCGAAAAGTCCTACACGCTGCCGCTCGGTGAAGCCGCGGTCGAACGCGAGGGCGCGGACGTGACAGTTGTCGCCACCCAGAAGATGCTTCACCACGCGCTCAACGTCGCGTCGTCGGTTGCCGGCAACATCAGCGTCGAGGTCATCAACCCGCGGACACTGAAACCCTTGGACATCGACACACTGATCGAGAGCGCTAGAAAAACCGGACGCGTCATCGTCGCCGACGAGTCCGTCATCCAGAACGGGCCGGCGTCCTACATCGCAAGACGCATCGAAGAAGAGGCGTTCTACCACCTCGAAGCGCCGGTCGAGGTCATTGGCGTCGACGACACGCCGATCCCATTCTCGCCGCCGCTGACCGAGGCCGTCGTCCCCGACGCATCGGACATTGAAACCGCGATCCGAGAAATGCCCCGAATATGA
- a CDS encoding thiamine pyrophosphate-dependent dehydrogenase E1 component subunit alpha, whose product MPDEVAKHTEQLADQLREMILIREFETRVSSLFEDNELPGFVHLCLGQEAVATGACWTIGDKDYITSTHRGHGHSIAKGLEPDRMMAELFGKETGYCGGKSGSMHIADVSQGMLGANGIVGAGPSLAAGAGLSIEQSDEDRVCLSFFGEGSMAEGVVHESMNLAGVRDLPVVFICENNQYGEMTPAADQHNVDGFEARGEVYDMPAETVDGMSVHDVYEATAEAVERARNGSGPSLIICDTYRYHGHYEGDPTTYRTDEEVEQWREHDPIDTLEASLVEGGHLDESEVEAIRSTASDRIDEAVQFARDSDYPDEETAFEGVYTEEI is encoded by the coding sequence ATGCCAGACGAGGTAGCAAAGCATACGGAACAGTTGGCCGACCAACTCCGAGAGATGATACTGATACGGGAGTTCGAGACGCGGGTGAGTTCGCTGTTCGAGGACAACGAGCTCCCCGGTTTCGTCCACCTATGTCTCGGGCAGGAGGCAGTGGCAACCGGCGCCTGCTGGACGATCGGCGACAAGGACTACATCACGAGTACGCACCGCGGTCACGGCCACTCCATCGCCAAGGGGCTTGAACCGGATCGAATGATGGCCGAACTGTTCGGCAAGGAGACCGGGTACTGTGGCGGGAAAAGCGGGAGCATGCACATCGCCGACGTCAGCCAGGGGATGCTCGGCGCGAATGGGATCGTCGGTGCAGGCCCCTCGCTGGCGGCCGGAGCGGGGCTGTCTATCGAACAATCCGATGAGGACCGCGTCTGTCTGTCATTTTTCGGCGAAGGCTCGATGGCAGAAGGCGTCGTCCACGAGTCGATGAACCTCGCGGGCGTCCGGGACCTCCCCGTGGTGTTCATCTGCGAGAACAACCAGTACGGGGAGATGACGCCCGCGGCGGACCAGCACAACGTCGATGGGTTTGAGGCCCGCGGCGAGGTCTACGACATGCCCGCCGAGACGGTCGACGGCATGTCGGTCCACGACGTGTACGAGGCAACGGCCGAGGCTGTTGAGCGCGCCCGGAACGGCAGTGGCCCCTCCCTAATCATCTGTGATACGTACCGGTATCACGGCCACTACGAGGGCGATCCGACAACCTATCGCACCGATGAGGAAGTCGAACAGTGGCGAGAGCACGACCCGATCGATACCCTCGAAGCGTCCCTCGTCGAGGGCGGCCACCTCGACGAAAGCGAAGTTGAGGCGATCCGTTCGACGGCAAGCGATCGAATCGACGAGGCTGTCCAATTCGCCCGAGACAGCGACTATCCCGATGAGGAAACGGCCTTCGAAGGCGTCTACACGGAGGAGATCTAA
- a CDS encoding enoyl-CoA hydratase/isomerase family protein, translated as MSAEYQTVAVERDGSIGTVRVARPDAMNAVNTQVLIELADAIDALSEEVRTVVLTGEGDDAFIGGGDIKEFQDRSGIWFRSEFREAMGDLEDAIEGSHVPVVAAVNGVALGGGTEIALMCDLIIAAESARFGLPEIGLGIIPGAGGTQRLAHLVGYLKAKELILTGKHISANEAADIGLANEVVADEEFKACIDDLAEDLADGPPVAQWFAKKSINETRAQLESGLELEAALAGLLFETEDKEEGLAAFVEKRDPSFGE; from the coding sequence ATGTCAGCAGAGTACCAGACAGTTGCAGTTGAGCGAGACGGATCTATCGGGACAGTTCGCGTGGCGCGGCCGGACGCGATGAACGCGGTCAACACGCAGGTGTTGATCGAACTCGCCGACGCGATTGACGCCCTGTCGGAGGAAGTTCGAACGGTGGTCCTCACCGGCGAGGGCGACGATGCCTTCATTGGTGGCGGCGATATCAAGGAGTTCCAGGATCGGTCGGGCATCTGGTTCCGCAGCGAGTTCCGTGAGGCGATGGGTGACCTCGAGGATGCAATCGAGGGCAGCCATGTCCCCGTCGTCGCGGCAGTCAATGGGGTCGCGCTCGGCGGCGGCACCGAGATCGCGCTCATGTGCGATCTCATCATCGCAGCCGAGAGCGCCAGGTTCGGCCTCCCGGAGATCGGGCTGGGGATCATTCCGGGAGCGGGCGGAACACAGCGTCTCGCCCACCTCGTGGGCTACCTGAAGGCCAAGGAACTGATACTGACCGGCAAACACATCTCGGCGAACGAAGCCGCCGACATCGGGCTCGCCAACGAAGTCGTCGCCGACGAGGAGTTCAAGGCGTGCATCGACGACCTTGCCGAGGACCTCGCGGACGGCCCACCGGTCGCCCAGTGGTTCGCCAAGAAATCTATTAACGAAACTAGGGCGCAACTGGAGTCGGGGCTGGAACTCGAGGCGGCGCTGGCCGGACTACTCTTCGAGACCGAGGACAAAGAGGAGGGACTGGCCGCCTTCGTCGAGAAGCGCGACCCATCCTTCGGAGAGTAG
- a CDS encoding alcohol dehydrogenase catalytic domain-containing protein produces the protein MRAAAFTALGGPSGVEAIDVETPTADAGQAIVDVEGASVNRHDLLYLEGDFRLEEQHLPFVSGVDVAGTVRETGDGVDGLQSGDPVVLNPMLTCGSCRFCRDGPENLCREYSLFHGGFAEQAVVDANRLVPVSDDVDLVAAAALPVAYMTAWHMFRRADVDAGDTVLIPGATGGVGVAATQLADTMGARSICTSSSGAKLDRLPAFGADQLIQAADVTELDEKLNDIDPVDAVINHLSGEFTDACLSALGRGGRMAICGRTAGQFSEIDTQELFLEHKRVIGSTMGTQADLERVVSFYEDGAVEPPVHETYGLDLAGQAFADMRDRTVVGNLVITP, from the coding sequence ATGCGTGCAGCAGCCTTTACGGCCCTTGGTGGCCCGTCGGGAGTCGAAGCAATCGACGTCGAAACGCCGACAGCGGACGCCGGCCAGGCAATCGTCGACGTCGAAGGTGCATCGGTGAATAGACACGACCTCCTCTACCTCGAAGGCGACTTCAGGTTGGAGGAGCAGCACCTCCCGTTCGTCTCGGGCGTCGATGTTGCAGGCACAGTTCGGGAGACCGGCGACGGCGTCGACGGCCTCCAGTCGGGCGACCCGGTAGTGTTGAACCCTATGTTGACCTGTGGGTCGTGTCGGTTCTGCCGGGACGGGCCGGAGAACCTGTGTCGAGAGTACAGCCTCTTCCATGGCGGCTTCGCCGAACAGGCGGTTGTGGACGCCAACCGACTCGTCCCCGTGTCCGACGACGTGGATCTGGTGGCAGCGGCCGCCCTGCCGGTCGCGTACATGACTGCTTGGCACATGTTCCGGCGTGCAGACGTCGACGCCGGCGACACTGTTCTCATCCCCGGTGCGACGGGTGGCGTCGGCGTCGCGGCCACGCAACTCGCGGATACGATGGGGGCCCGGTCGATCTGCACCTCCTCGTCAGGGGCGAAACTCGACCGACTGCCGGCGTTCGGTGCCGACCAACTGATCCAGGCGGCGGACGTGACGGAACTGGACGAGAAACTGAACGACATCGACCCCGTCGACGCCGTCATCAATCACCTGAGCGGGGAGTTCACGGACGCGTGCCTGTCCGCACTCGGACGGGGCGGCCGAATGGCCATCTGCGGTCGAACGGCTGGGCAATTCTCCGAGATCGACACGCAGGAGTTGTTCCTCGAACACAAGCGAGTGATCGGGAGCACGATGGGGACCCAGGCCGACCTCGAACGCGTCGTCAGCTTCTACGAGGATGGGGCCGTCGAACCGCCGGTTCACGAGACGTACGGACTCGATCTCGCCGGGCAGGCATTCGCCGACATGCGAGACCGAACGGTCGTCGGAAATCTGGTCATCACGCCCTGA